The Xiphophorus couchianus chromosome 5, X_couchianus-1.0, whole genome shotgun sequence genome includes a region encoding these proteins:
- the sart1 gene encoding U4/U6.U5 tri-snRNP-associated protein 1, whose protein sequence is MGSSKKHKEKSRDKDAEDRRREHKKHRHKERERDVSDRDKDRRKRSRSREKSRRESHSKAERGPAEPRVKREKVDPGYEENGAEIQPQSTSGDGSLSIEETNKLRAKLGLKPLELNEGKKELGTKEAPMVAETINPVLIRQQKEMREKLAAMKEKRLLNQKLGKVKAIGDDDWLDDTAGWVERSRTLAKEKEMAEKRAKLLEEMDEEFGVSSLVEEEFVQSKRDSYSSQDLKGLKVQHKVDSFIEGQTVVLTLQDKGVLEEEEDVLVNVGLVDKEKAEKNVELKKKKPDYKPYEEEESVDDMVTFKPHTVLSKYDEEIEGEKKKSFRLGNWGFADGERERELQAMKETLRNQAQSLDMPALTIASEYYTPQEMVGFKKTKRKVKKIRKKEKVTISDELLDDTRTSDFGSRARGRGRRQAEEEQQESEEKVKDGGSWPHELPRMSDDIRTAEMDISDEDDYVPPEPAVIEEDEAEQELQKQLEKQRKLRQKQLLKDSGEKVAAQIKVLAKGDDDLDPEKKNNIVFNATSEFCRTLGDIPTYGLSGNREDQEDIMDFEHEEEKDDGGGSDSEIDENIGWSTVNLDEEQQQVDFSTASATILDEEPIVNSGLAAALKLCTNKGLLDTQMQKVARVKAPKGALPNDNYCIEDKMGFDDKYSRREEYRGFTQEFKEKDSYKPDVKIEYVDESGRKLTPKEAFRQLSHRFHGKGSGKMKTEKRMKKLEEEALLKKMSSSDTPLGTVALLQEKQKSQKTPYIVLSGSGKSMNANNITK, encoded by the coding sequence ATGGGCTCTTCtaaaaaacacaaggaaaagaGCCGCGACAAGGACGCAGAGGATCGTCGTCGCGAACATAAGAAACATCGTCacaaggagagagaaagagatgtGTCGGACCGTGATAAAGACAGACGAAAGCGCTCCAGATCCAGAGAAAAGAGCAGGCGGGAGAGCCACAGCAAGGCGGAAAGAGGCCCCGCGGAGCCCCGAGTAAAGAGGGAGAAGGTGGACCCTGGTTATGAGGAGAACGGCGCGGAGATCCAGCCCCAGAGCACCAGCGGAGATGGCTCCCTCAGCAtagaggaaacaaacaaactgcgCGCTAAGCTGGGCCTGAAGCCCCTGGAGCTGAACGAGGGCAAAAAGGAGCTGGGGACCAAGGAGGCGCCGATGGTGGCGGAGACCATCAACCCCGTTCTGATCCGACAGCAGAAGGAGATGCGAGAGAAGCTCGCCGCTATGAAAGAAAAGCGCCTGCTCAATCAAAAACTGGGTAAAGTCAAAGCAATCGGCGACGATGACTGGCTGGACGACACAGCCGGTTGGGTGGAGAGAAGCAGGACGCTGGCCAAAGAGAAGGAGATGGCAGAGAAGAGAGCCAAACTCCTGGAAGAGATGGACGAAGAGTTTGGAGTCAGCAGCCTGGTGGAGGAGGAGTTTGTCCAAAGCAAGCGGGACTCTTATTCCTCACAAGATCTGAAGGGTCTCAAAGTGCAGCACAAGGTGGACTCCTTCATCGAGGGCCAGACCGTTGTCCTGACCCTGCAGGACAAAGGTGTgctggaagaggaggaagatgtgCTGGTAAACGTGGGACTGGTGGACAAGGAGAAAGCTGAAAAGAATGTggagctgaagaagaagaagcccgACTATAAACCctatgaggaagaggagagcgtGGACGACATGGTCACCTTCAAGCCGCACACTGTGCTCTCAAAGTACGATGAAGAAATCGAGGGCGAGAAGAAAAAGAGCTTCCGGTTGGGCAACTGGGGCTTTGCGGACGGGGAGCGAGAGCGCGAGCTTCAGGCGATGAAAGAAACGCTGCGGAATCAGGCTCAGTCCCTGGATATGCCTGCTCTCACCATCGCCTCTGAGTACTACACGCCTCAGGAGATGGTTGGCTTCAAGAAGACGAAGCGCAAAGTCAAAAAGATCAGGAAGAAAGAGAAGGTGACGATCTCAGACGAACTTCTGGACGACACCCGCACCTCCGACTTCGGCTCCAGGGCGCGAGGCAGAGGCCGCCGACAGGCGGAGGAGGAGCAACAGGAAAGCGAAGAGAAAGTTAAAGATGGCGGCAGCTGGCCGCATGAACTGCCCCGAATGTCCGACGACATCAGGACGGCAGAGATGGATATAAGCGACGAAGATGATTACGTTCCTCCTGAGCCGGCTGTGATTGAGGAGGACGAGGCGGAGCAGGAGCTCCAGAAGCAGCTGGAGAAGCAGAGGAAGCTGAGGCAGAAGCAGCTCCTCAAAGACTCTGGGGAGAAGGTGGCGGCGCAGATCAAAGTCCTGGCTAAAGGCGACGACGACCTCGATCCAGAGAAGAAGAACAACATAGTCTTCAACGCCACCTCGGAGTTCTGCAGAACTCTGGGGGACATTCCGACGTACGGACTGTCTGGAAACCGGGAGGACCAGGAGGATATCATGGACTTTGAGcacgaagaagaaaaagacGACGGCGGAGGTTCAGATTCTGAAATTGACGAGAACATCGGATGGAGCACCGTTAACCTGGACGAAGAGCAGCAACAGGTGGACTTCTCCACGGCCTCCGCCACCATTCTGGACGAGGAGCCCATCGTTAACTCCGGCCTTGCGGCTGCATTGAAGCTGTGCACCAACAAAGGCCTGCTGGACACCCAGATGCAGAAGGTGGCCCGCGTCAAGGCACCGAAGGGGGCCCTGCCCAACGACAACTACTGCATCGAGGACAAGATGGGCTTCGACGACAAGTACAGCCGCAGAGAAGAGTACAGAGGCTTCACGCAGGAATTCAAGGAGAAGGACAGCTATAAGCCCGACGTCAAGATCGAGTACGTGGACGAGTCCGGGCGGAAGCTGACGCCGAAGGAAGCTTTCAGACAGCTGTCGCACCGATTCCACGGGAAGGGTTCTGGAAAGATGAAGACAGAGAAGAGGATGAAAAAGTTGGAGGAAGAGGCGCTGCTGAAGAAGATGAGCAGCAGCGATACTCCTCTCGGGACGGTGGCTTTGCTCCAGGAGAAGCAGAAATCTCAGAAAACCCCGTACATAGTGCTTAGTGGGAGTGGGAAGAGCATGAATGCAAACAACATCACTAAATGA